The genomic interval TGATACTGGAGAACACTGGTAGTCATAGTGTGGCCCACATACCTTTCACATGGCTTGCTGCTCTCCATGCCTCTGGGACTCCACATGTCACCAGAGCTGAGATACAGTATTGTTCATTCTTCTTTTCGCGCTGGTTCCTGATAACATTCCTTTGCTTGCCCTCACCTTCTGGCTAAAGGTAGCAAGGGGGTGCCAGAAGGTACAGAGTAAATGAAAAAGTCCTATTAAAAGTCCAGTTTCTTTTCTTCCCGTAAGGATCTGTTTGGCCTCCATTCGGCAATTGCACGAGGTGGCAACGTTGAAAACTAGTACTCAGGCTCCGGGTCCCATTGCTCCGTGGCATAGGTTGTTGGAATGCTCCCGAGAATGGCCTTGAGCAAGACTAGGATTGGGACCTCGACAAAAGTCAGAGAAGAACGGTGCCACAGACAAACACCATCAGAGATAAGACAGTCTGGTGAAAATGTTACTTTCTTTTATTGTGACAATACAATAATTATGTTAATATTTTTGGGGAACAGTGGCATTGAAATTACTTTGTGGGGACAAAGGCTTAACTCGGTAATACTTGACTCCTCTGAGCACTATTTTAAATGAAGCATTTACTTATTCATTTTAAACGCGTTAGCGCCTCTCCAAATCTAAGGAGTTTAATACATGTTAAGCCTTTGCACCATATCTACGCAGTGCAATTTCAAGCACTTTAGAAAATTTGTTTCTAAAAGGCAGTGTGCATTTCAGCCCGCGCTCTAATCGCAGAAACAGGAAATTCATACAGGTAGCACAAAAAATGTCCTGACCAGCAATTGAAGGATTAAGACGACAATCCATCAGGTCTCGTAGCGATGAACGAGGCCAGTGCTTGCCAATGGGGGCAGAGCAGGATGGATAATGACAGTCTGAGTACTGCAAAAGAGCTGCTCTCAGGATGCGCCTTCCCGTTCGAATACGGCTGACAAAAAAAAAGCCGCTGAAGGTCCCATGATAAACCACTGCGttcaacagagagggggaaaaacgCACAGAAATAAAATGGCTTTCGTTTGTACACGTAATTGcccgatgggcaataaataaagTCAAAGGGATAGGGCTTCTAACACCACTCCGTGGTTCCTCTGCGTTTTGACGCTCCTTCGCTGCTGGTCGGCCGTCTTGCCACACTGAGGCACTGCGCTCCGAGGAATTCTGCGTTACACCGCAATCTTTGTGTTCCGGAAGCTTGAATTGTCCCTGAAACAACAGACGGTACAGTGACTCATAGCCGGGTTAACAGAGATAACAAGGGATTCGCACGGTGGTTTATCATGTGATGAGTTACTTTGGAGTGCAGTCAATAGAGTGATCGCTCAGGTAGCACCAGGTGAGCTGGGAGCGATTGGTCAAAgctcaccaacacagactggaaaccacatttacctgaggaaggaggaagcctccgaaagcttgtagatttcaaataaaaatcgttggactataacttggtgttgtaaaattgtttacaattgtcaaccccagtccatcaccggcatctccacatcatggaaaccACCATCGCACAGCATAGGTCAGTCAGAAGGGATCGTCAACAGAGCACTGGAAACAATTACTCATGAAGCATCGTGCATGCAGTCGCTGCCCACACAGCGCGAGGAGAGAATACTCACCGAGCTCTAGGAGGGAATACTCACCGAGCTCTAGGAAAGAATACAAAAACCGAGCACTAGGAAAGAATACTGAATCGAGCCCTAGGAGAGAATACTGAGCCGAGCACTAGGAGGGAATACTCACCAAGCACTAGCAGGGAATACTGAACCGAGCACTAGGAGAGAATACTGAACAGAAGTTTAGAAGAGAATACTCGTCGAGCACTAGGAGAGAATACTCACCGAGCACTAGCAGGGAATACTCACCGAGCACTAGGAGGGAATGCTCACCGAGCACTAGGAGGGAATACTCACCGAGCACTAGGAGAGAATACTGAACAGAAGTTTAGAAGAGAATACTCGTCGAGCACTAGGAGGGAATGCTCACCGAGCACTAGGAGGGAATGCTCACCGAGCACTAGGAGAGAATACTGAACAGAAGTTTAGAAGAGAATACTCGTCGAGCACTAGGAGAGAATACTCACCGAGCACTAGCAGGGAATACTCACCGAGCACTAGGAGGGAATGCTCACCGAGCACTAGGAGGGAATACTCACCGAGCACTAGGAGAGAATACTGAACAGAAGTTTAGAAGAGAATACTCGTCGAGCACTAGGAGGGAATGCTCACCGAGCACTAGGAGGGAATGCTCACTGAGCACTAGGAGGGAATGCTCACCGAGCACTAGGAGGGAATGCTCACCGAGCACTAGGAGGGAATACTCACCGAGCACTAGGAGAGAATACTGAACAGAAGTTTAGAAGAGAATACTCACCGAGCACTAGGAGGGAATGCTCACCGAGCACTAGGAGAGAATACTCACCGAGCACTAGGAGGGAATGCTCACCGAGCACTAGGAGGGAATGCTCACCGAGCACTAGGAGAGAATACTGAACAGAAGTTTAAAAGAGAATACTCGTCGAGCACTAGGAGAGAATACTCACCGAGCACTAGCAGGGAATACTCACTGAGCACTAGGAGGGAATGCTCACCGAGCACTAGGAGGGAATGCTCACCGAGCACTAGGAGGGAATACTCACCGAGCACTAGGAGAGAATACTGAACAGAAGTTTAGAAGAGAATACTCACCGAGCACTAGGAGGGAATGCTCACCGAGCACTAGGAGGGAATACTCACCGAGCACTAGGAGAGAATACTGAACAGAAGTTTAAAAGAGAATACTCGTCGAGCACTAGGAGAGAATACTCACCGAGCACTAGGAGGGAATGCTCACCGAGCACTAGGAGAGAATACTGAACAGAAGTTTAAAAGAGAATACTCATCGAGCACTAGGAGAGAATACTCACCGAGCACTAGGAGAGAATGCTCACTGAGCACTAGGAGAGAATACTGAACAGAAGTTTAGAAGAGAATACTCACCGAACACTAGCAGGGAATACTCACCGAGCACTCGGAGAGAATACTGAACAGAAGTTTAAAAGAGAATACTCGTCGAGCACTAGGAGAGAATACTCACCGAACACTAGGAGGGAATGCTCACCGAGCACTAGGAGGGAATACTCACTGAGCACTAGGAGAGAATATTGAACTGAGCACTGGGAGAGAATACTCACCGAGCACGAGGAGAGAATACTCACTGAGCACTAGGAGAGAATATTGAACTGAGCACTGGGAGAGAATACTCACCGAGCACTAGGAGAGAATACTCACTGAGCACTAGGAGAGAATATTGAACTGAGCACTAGGAGAGAATACTCACCGAGCACTAGGAGAGAATATTGAACTGAGCACTAGGAGAAAATACTCACTGAGCACTAGGAGGGAATACTGAACAGAACATTAGGAGAGAATAATTGTCGAGCACTTGGAGAGAATAATCGTCGAGCACTAGGAGAGAATAGTGAACCGAGCACTAGGAGAGAATACTCACTGAGCACTAGGAGAGAATATTGAACTGAGCACTAGGAGAGAATACTCACCGAGCACCAGGAGGGAATACTCACCGAGCTCTAGGAGGGAATACTCACCGAGCTCTAGGAAAGAATACAAAAACCGAGCACGAGGAAAGAATACTGAATCGAGCCCTAGGAGAGAATACTGAGCCGAGCACTAGGAGGGAATACTCACCGAGCACTAGGAGAGAATACTGAACAGAAGTTTAAAAGAGAATACTCGTCGAGCACTAGGAGAGAATACTCACCGAGCACTAGGAGGGAATGCTCACCGAGCACTAGGAGAGAATACTGAACAGAAGTTTAAAAGAGAATACTCATCGAGCACTAGGAGAGAATACTCACCGAGCACTAGGAGAGAATGCTCACTGAGCACTAGGAGAGAATACTGAACAGAAGTTTAGAAGAGAATACTCACCGAACACTAGCAGGGAATACTCACCGAGCACTCGGAGAGAATACTGAACAGAAGTTTAAAAGAGAATACTCGTCGAGCACTAGGAGAGAATACTCACCGAACACTAGGAGGGAATGCTCACCGAGCACTAGGAGGGAATACTCACTGAGCACTAGGAGAGAATATTGAACTGAGCACTGGGAGAGAATACTCACCGAGCACGAGGAGAGAATACTCACTGAGCACTAGGAGAGAATATTGAACTGAGCACTGGGAGAGAATACTCACCGAGCACTAGGAGAGAATACTCACTGAGCACTAGGAGAGAATATTGAACTGAGCACTAGGAGAGAATACTCACCGAGCACTAGGAGAGAATATTGAACTGAGCACTAGGAGAAAATACTCACTGAGCACTAGGAGGGAATACTGAACAGAACATTAGGAGAGAATAATTGTCGAGCACTTGGAGAGAATAATCGTCGAGCACTAGGAGAGAATAGTGAACCGAGCACTAGGAGAGAATATTGAACTGAGCACTAGGAGAGAATACTCACCGAGCACCAGGAGGGAATACTCACCGAGCTCTAGGAGGGAATACTCACCGAGCTCTAGGAAAGAATACAAAAACCGAGCACGAGGAAAGAATACTGAATCGAGCCCTAGGAGAGAATACTGAGCCGAGCACTAGGAGGGAATACTCACCAAGCACTAGCAGGGAATACTGAACCGAGCACTAGGAGAGAATACTGAACAGAAGTTTAGAAGAGAATACTCGTCGAGCACTAGGAGAGAATACTCACCGAGCACTAGCAGGGAATACTCACCGAGCACTAGGGGGGAATGCTCACCGAGCACTAGGAGGGAATACTCACCGAGCACTAGGAGAGAATACTGAACAGAAGTTTAGAAGAGAATACTCGTCGAGCACTAGGAGGGAATGCTCACCGAGCACTAGGAGGGAATGCTCACCGAGCACTAGGAGAGAATACTGAACAGAAGTTTAAAAGAGAATACTCGTCGAGCACTAGGAGAGAATACTCACCGAGCACTAGGAGGGAATGCTCACCGAGCACTAGGAGAGAATACTCACTGAGCACTAGGAGAGAATACTGAACAGAAGTTTAGCAGAGAATACTCACCGAACACTAGCAGGGAATACTCACCGAGCACTCGGAGAGAATACTGAACAGAAGTTTAAAAGAGAATACTCGTCGAGCACTAGGAGAGAATACTCACCGAACACTAGGAGGGAATGCTCACCGAGCACTAGGAGAGAATACTCACTGAGCACTAGGAGAGAATATTGAACTGAGCACTAGGAGAGAATATTGAACTGAGCACTAGGAGAGAATACTCACCGAGCACTAGGAGAGAATATTGAACTGAGCACTAGGAGAGAATACTCACCGAGCACTAGGAGAGAATATTGAACTGAGCACTAGGAGAAAATACTCACTGAGCACTAGGAGGGAATACTGAACAGAACATTAGGAGAGAATAATTGTCGAGCACTTGGAGAGAATAATCGTCGAGCACTAGGAGAGAATAGTGAACCGAGCACTAGGAGAGAATACTCACTGAGCACTAGGAGAGAATAGTGAACCGAGCACTGGGAGAGAATACTCAACCGAGCACTAGGAGAGAATATTGAACTGAGCACTAGGAGAGAATACTCACCGAGCAGCAGGAGGGAATACTCACCGAGCACCAGGAGGGAATACTCACCGAGCACCAGGAGGGAATACTCACCGAGCACCAGGAGGGAATACTCACCGAGCACCAAGAGGGAATACTCACCGAGCTCCAGGAGGGAATACTCACCGAGCACCAGGAGGGAATACTCACCGAGCACCAGGAGGGAATACTCACCAAGCTCCAGGAGGGAATACTCACCGAGCACCAGGAGGGAATACTCACCGAGCTCCAGGAGGGAATACTGAACAGAACATTAGGAGAGAATAATCGTCGAGCACTTGGAGAGAATAATCGTCGAGCACTAGGAGAGAATAGTGAACCGAGCACTAGGAGAGAATACTCACTGAGCACTAGGAGAGAATAGTGAACCGAGCACTGGGAGAGAATACTCAACCGAGCACTAGGAGAGAATACTCAACCGAGCACTAGGAGAGAATACTAAACCGGGCACTAGGAGAGAATACTCACTGAGCACTAGGAGAGAATATTCACTGAGCACCAGGAGAGAATACTGAACTGAGCACTAGGAGAGAATACTCACCGAGCACTAGGAGAGAATACTCACCGAGCACTAGGAGAGAATACTGAACCGAACGCTCGGAGAGAATACTCAATGAGCACTAGGAGAGAATACTGAACCGAACACTAGGAGAGAATACTGAACTGAGCACCAGGAGAGAATACTGAACCGAACACTAGGAGAGAATACtcaccgagcactgggaggtaaAACTGAACCGAGAACTAGGAGAGAATAGTGAACCGAGCACTCGGAGAGAATACTCACTGAGCGCCAGGTGAGCTGGGAACACCGATCACATAGCACTAGGTGGCCAGAAACAACTGCATGTTGATTATAAGATAGCTGGGGGACATTAGCAGATCATCGATAGCTGAGGCTGGAGACCAGCAGTAACCTAAATAACACAGGTTCTGAGCCAGGTTCACAATAACCTAAAACATACTAGACTCTTAAGCCATTAGGTTTCTGGTTTAGAAATGCAACATAAATTCATTACGCTCCCTTGTTAATTAGGTGACAATGTTCCAAGATCAAAAATCCATTTATTAAAAAGTCTCCTGTCTAATGCACTTCCATCACACTGCAGATGTGAAACTTCATGGTGTCAgtaatattaaaaaaagaaagcaaaataaTTTCCTGCTGTGCTTTGCGACTTTGATTATCTGGCCTCTCCCTTCGGGCAGGAACAGGGATTTACAAGCAGCCGCCTATCTACAGAAACCTCTCTCAGCACTTAATGGCTAACTGACCTCAGAACGAGCCTACTAAGACCCCCCacgcccttcccccaccccccattcaaCACCTGagctgtggccttaaagggacagcagGGCTCAGTGTCTCATTGGGCATCAACTTTACTCACAGCCTCTGGGGGCTTTTGATGTGTTATCTATCACTCAATTCTCAGTAAGAATTTACTGTGAGCTAATCTTACTTGATACTGTCTGTGTGCGTCTTGTACTCCATAATGGTGCTAGGCGGAAGGTTCAACACGCGGCGCAATGTGTCACGTATCCGAGCAGTAGTTGCTTGATCGCATGCAGTTTTGTTCCACACCGaaatgatatcttcctgcaagtGAAAGGTTAAAAGGAGAATTTTTCACCCAGCAGCCAATATTCACAaagaaggccccacaaacagcaaaagagacgagtgaccagttgatctgtttcagtgatgttggttgggggataaatgttggccaggacactggaagaactcccttaTTCTTCTTCGAATacggtcatgggatcttttacatccacctggacaggtagacaaggcctcggtttgatttctcatctgaaagacggcacctcttacaattcagcactccctctgtcctgcactaaagtgtcagtttagattaggTGTTCAAAtcttgcagtggggcttgaacccatgaccttctgacttttaGACATGTGCTATCACTGATCCAAGCTGATAAGCCACTGCCCCTGCAGGTCTGGTTATTTATACTTAGTAGGACTAGGTTTCTGCTGTTGACTGGATTCTCCTAGTGTAAAAGCACCCTGTGTGAAAAGTGAATTTACCTGGTAGTTCTGTATGAGGTCCAAACTTAACCTCATATTTCTCCCATTCTGCTGTATGAGGCTGGAGATGCTGTTTCCTAGTGACAGTTTTTTGCCATTTGATTATTCAAATGATGTCTCAGCAAACCAGCTCACAGTGAAATTAACTTGGTGCAAGGTTGCCAGGAACCCCGTGTTGCATGAAATATTTTTTGCATTAATGGTTCCTGATTTGCAGTATTTGCAGAATGAGTTGATGCCCCCAAGTAGGTGGGGTGGAATTATTTTTCTGAACCAGAAGTAgctacttgtccaaaactctgccgcccgtatCCCGCTCACCCATCCTCCCCATCCCTCGCTGGTCTACAATGACTCCCAGTCCTCTCAATATATTACGTTTTGATACATAGATGCATTTTCTATTCATaagtacatttaaggggaaggtagataaacacatgagggagaaaggaatagaaggatatgctgatagggtgagatggagtagggagggaggaggctcgtgtggagcataaacaccggcacagaccatttgggccgaatggcctgtaactGTGCTGTAAATCCTACATAAAAATCCTTGAATTCACgtcttcaaatccttccacagCTTCACCCCACCCTATCTTTGCAAtctccttcaagtcacacaccatcctgatttggaaatatgtcgccgttccttcatcatcgctgggtcaaaatcctggaaatcccctaacagcgctgtgggagaaccttcaccacacagactgcagtggttcaagaaggtggctcaccaccaccttctcaaaggcaattaggaatgggcaataaatgctggccctgccagcgatgtccacatcccatgaatgaattaaaagaaaactCTACGGTGATTCGGTTATGACCATTTGTGTATTCCTTTCCCTTCATTCCACTATTGTCCCTGCTATCTGGAACTCCCTCTTTAAACCCCTCCATTTCCAACAGCCTTCTGAAAACCTTTCTTTTCTGACAAGCTTTCAGtcgcccctcctaatctctcccaccatggcttggcatccattctgtgaagcaccttggaatgttttctaCATAAAAGGCATTATATATAAAAGCAAGTACTTGTTGTCTTTATCCtatatgttttgtttttaaatttcaaGACAAATAAGTTTTTGATTATGGGCCAGCTCTTCCAGAAAATTCTCCCCCACATCTGCTGTAGACTGCCTGCTGTGGCACTAACCCGTTTACAGTCAGCAATTATGAGGTTCTGGTGCAGGCTGCTGCAGAAAGCTGGCACTGCTTGCAAATCCTCTCAAATTACGACACAACCCCCTTGACGCTTTACTCCCGGTTGCCACTAATGAGTTACCTGAAACCGGATCGACACCACAACTCCACAGATTTCCTCTCCAACCATAAACTGCTCTCCCAACATAGCCAGGATGATATTCTCCCAGAATCGGGATGCTAGGCCTTTGCGCAGGCGTATTATCCATTTGCCACCATTCTTGTTGGCCTCGTCCTGCAGTGAGATAAGCCGGATTAGTGTTGGCTGAATGGCATTAGTCTCGGATGCCAATGAATCAAAGCCAAAGGTTAAAACAAGTACGGCGCGCTCCTCGCTCACCTCCCACATGGGCTTGATACCCTCTTTGAAGAGGTGGAAGTCGCTGTGCCCTGTCAAGTCACCCGGCCGCACCAAGTGGCTGTAGAACCTCCAGAACTGTTCCACCTGGAGGAGAAAGTTAGCAATTAGAATATAACAGtaagctgcatttatatagacaTGCGAATCACATCACTGCAGTGTTAGCAACTAGAAAAGGAACAGCGGATCCCAATTTACACAACAACATGCGTTTATACAATGCtgctaacatagtaaaacgcccccagacgcttcacaggagcgttatcaaacaaaatttgacaccgagttaaAGAAGGAGACATTCAACTCTCAAGCAGGCAGGAAAACAATTTGAAAAATCTGGAACAATCATTTTTGTCATGGGACATTAATCTAATTCATTTTTGGCAGCAGTAAAGAACCAATGTCTTTCAAGAACTTTGCAAATAGTGTGCATTAGCCAGAACAAGTTGTTCTCTCCACTTATTTGTTCGATGTCTCCAACATCCCATgccaatttcttttaaaaaaagaacaaaagaatttttctcccatcctctcctCTTTTGAGCCCAGACTGTGGTGGTCGGCAGGTAGATTGACTATCAGGGCATTGCTATGCAAATACCCGCAGATTAGTTAAAGTACATATTAAGCCATATGTTGTTGCTGATAAAATGTTCCGCATTTCAATACTTTTTGATCCTGCTTTCTTTGATCAGGAGCAGCTGCTTATCTCTGTACAAGGGCTTGTGATTCAATTAGAGTATCAAAAGCATTCAAGAAAATTAATCCCATATAATCAGATTCGGCACAGCTTTTGTACACAATACAATAAAGATGAGAGCATTGATGTCCTCTCCCTATTACTAGTCAGTGCTATAtcgtatttattaaataaatctgtttttatatcactGTTGTAGCTGACTTACTGACGCGACTGTTCCAATCTGTTTAATGTTCTGTTCATAGCTCTGGGTGTTGGCTGGTCTGCTCGGTgtgcgcctggaataccagaagGTGTAGTTATACTGTAGAGGGTGCTCGCCTGTTCCAGGTGTCACTGCCTGTGTAAGccacaatcaataaaatcaatcAACAGCACTTTTACTCACCACACCTCCCACCAAAGGGTTTCTATGCTGTTCATCTGTGTAAGGGTTTTAGATGCATATCACAGAGCCTCATGGGCCTGTACACAGTTTAAATCCCATGTGTTCCCATCTATTTGCATAAATctccttcaagagagagctgaACCTGTTTTTGGCTGGGgtagagatcacctcgtacaaaaggcaggtactgcttagaattatcagggccagagtgatctcctggactagttttgatctcctggggggagggtcggagaggaatatCCCTCCCGCaatttggcctgggtttttatttgGTTTTTCGCCTCGCCCAGGAGTTCACATGATTTTGGGTGGGGCGGggaatgtatatattgtgatggtATCACAATCGTGtcagacaggctggatggaccagagggtcttttcttgTTTGTATCTCAAGCTGCAGGTACTAGCAGATTTTGGTGCTCTGATTTAGGCTTTATCTACCAATGAGGCAACAATGCTAAGAACAGCTCTTGCCAAACTTCTTCAAAAACGAAATGCGATTAAACAATGAGTAAGAAACATAAGGGCGAATGGAATGGAATGGaactgtctttttttttattcattcgtgggatgtgagcgtcgctggcgaggccagcatttattgcccatccctaattgccctcgagaaggcggtggtgagccaccttcttgaaccactgcagtccgtgtggtgaaggttctcccacagtgcttttaggaagggagttccaggattttgacccagcgacgatgaaagaacggcgatatatttccaagtcgggatggtgtgtgacttggaggggaacgtgcaggtggtgttgttcccatgtgcctgctgctcttgtccatccaggtggtagaggtcgcgggtttgggaggtgctgtcaaagaagccttagcgagttgctgcagtgcatcctgtggatggtacacactgcagccacagtgcgc from Heptranchias perlo isolate sHepPer1 chromosome 35, sHepPer1.hap1, whole genome shotgun sequence carries:
- the LOC137302509 gene encoding eukaryotic translation initiation factor 4E type 2-like translates to MNNKFQALKDDDSGDHEHSEESETLKEKESEICEQEKTQSTAKRKAVTPGTGEHPLQYNYTFWYSRRTPSRPANTQSYEQNIKQIGTVASVEQFWRFYSHLVRPGDLTGHSDFHLFKEGIKPMWEDEANKNGGKWIIRLRKGLASRFWENIILAMLGEQFMVGEEICGVVVSIRFQEDIISVWNKTACDQATTARIRDTLRRVLNLPPSTIMEYKTHTDSIKDNSSFRNTKIAV